From one Spiroplasma endosymbiont of Lasioglossum villosulum genomic stretch:
- the obgE gene encoding GTPase ObgE, producing MRFIDVTKLKVTAGKGGDGVVAFRRELYVAKGGPSGGDGGRGGNIIFIGDSGMNTLLDLRKNKEITAEDGKNGAPKNMHGRKGTNTYVKVPLGTIIRDNKTQNILGDIIKDKQEIIIAAGGLGGRGNARFASAINRVPKICEKGMPGQHFEIICELKLLANAGLVGLPNAGKSTLLGAISASTPAVADYPFTTLNPHLGVVRVDKNNNFVMTDLPGLIAGASLGKGLGLQFLRHIERCQVLVHMIDISDKTQDHFLNYQLIMSELESYNKDLTKKPHLIVANKIDLPDAQTNLEKLKEQIKLPIIAISAMKHISLDILIKDIAKAVEKEQLHQVNNDENNEEHILYEYINKEEVPQVFITKIASNQWTISGKTVEVIYQKNPLNNYHNILLFKIKLQDLGIYDELRKQGIKKGDHVKIFNYDMIWEEE from the coding sequence ATGCGTTTTATAGATGTAACAAAATTAAAAGTTACTGCCGGCAAAGGCGGTGATGGTGTTGTTGCTTTTCGTCGTGAACTTTATGTAGCCAAAGGTGGTCCATCTGGTGGAGATGGAGGAAGAGGCGGTAATATTATCTTTATTGGTGATTCAGGCATGAATACTCTATTAGACTTACGTAAAAATAAAGAGATAACTGCTGAAGATGGTAAAAATGGTGCACCCAAAAATATGCATGGACGTAAAGGAACCAATACTTATGTAAAAGTTCCATTGGGTACTATTATTAGAGATAACAAAACTCAAAATATTCTTGGTGATATTATTAAAGATAAACAAGAAATAATAATTGCTGCCGGTGGTCTTGGTGGACGAGGAAATGCTCGTTTTGCTTCGGCAATAAATCGAGTACCTAAAATATGTGAAAAAGGAATGCCTGGACAACATTTTGAAATAATTTGTGAGTTGAAATTATTGGCTAATGCCGGATTAGTTGGGTTGCCTAACGCCGGTAAATCAACATTATTAGGAGCTATTTCTGCTTCAACTCCAGCAGTTGCTGATTATCCTTTTACTACTCTTAATCCGCATTTAGGTGTTGTTAGAGTTGATAAAAATAATAATTTTGTTATGACGGATTTGCCTGGATTAATAGCGGGAGCTAGTTTAGGAAAAGGATTAGGTTTACAATTTTTGCGTCATATTGAACGTTGTCAAGTTTTAGTACATATGATTGATATTAGTGATAAGACTCAAGATCATTTTTTAAATTATCAATTAATTATGAGTGAATTAGAAAGTTATAATAAAGATTTGACAAAAAAACCTCATTTAATTGTTGCAAATAAAATTGATTTACCAGATGCACAAACTAATTTAGAGAAATTAAAAGAACAAATTAAATTACCAATAATTGCAATTTCTGCTATGAAACATATTAGTTTGGATATATTAATTAAAGATATTGCTAAAGCTGTTGAAAAAGAACAACTGCATCAAGTTAATAATGATGAAAATAATGAAGAACATATTCTTTATGAATATATTAATAAAGAAGAAGTTCCACAAGTTTTTATTACTAAAATTGCAAGTAATCAATGAACTATTTCTGGTAAAACCGTTGAAGTAATATATCAAAAAAATCCTTTAAATAATTATCATAATATTTTATTATTTAAAATTAAATTACAAGATTTAGGAATTTATGATGAATTAAGAAAGCAAGGAATAAAAAAAGGTGATCATGTTAAGATTTTTAATTATGATATGATTTGAGAAGAAGAATAA
- a CDS encoding DNA recombination protein RmuC — protein sequence MEIVINLLVVILIISSIGGLIIYMQIKKSQNVTSDPIAQDFLKMQVETLKEQLNDFKTSWNGSDRDKTEKLINLMSNIDNFQKNLDKKEDDYKRNADVIQRQVVDVIKDLAKLQESSTVLGKINDNIQSLQEVFINTKKRGNVGEFVLEKILTNMLGSNQKLWERQYKTIDGKVVDAYVKTDSEKEGIAIDSKFSIDNYQRYLVSEDIKVKENYLKDFRNDIRKRIDEVGKYINIKNKISSAVMFIPSEEIFAFIYAQFADDIVEYAFKKRVWITSPTTLSAVLFTVDKNRKDIDFNKNLEKMAKKLRLFKDDFDRWVDRWEKVKSGFDTTNKAIETLDKTHNKIAGHYNNIFEMSEEIKESE from the coding sequence ATGGAAATAGTAATTAATTTATTGGTAGTTATTTTAATTATTAGTAGTATTGGTGGCTTAATAATTTATATGCAAATTAAAAAAAGTCAGAATGTTACTAGTGACCCAATTGCACAAGACTTTTTAAAAATGCAAGTAGAAACTTTAAAAGAACAATTAAATGATTTTAAAACATCATGAAATGGTTCAGATCGTGATAAAACCGAAAAATTAATTAATTTAATGAGTAATATTGATAATTTTCAAAAAAATTTAGATAAAAAAGAAGATGATTATAAACGCAATGCTGATGTCATTCAAAGACAAGTAGTAGATGTTATTAAAGATTTAGCAAAGTTACAAGAATCATCAACTGTTTTAGGAAAAATTAATGATAATATTCAAAGTTTACAAGAAGTTTTTATTAATACTAAAAAACGTGGTAATGTTGGTGAATTTGTTTTAGAAAAAATTTTGACTAATATGTTGGGTTCAAATCAAAAATTATGAGAACGACAATATAAAACAATTGATGGCAAAGTTGTTGATGCCTATGTAAAAACAGATTCTGAAAAAGAAGGAATTGCTATTGATTCAAAGTTTTCAATTGATAACTATCAAAGGTATTTAGTAAGTGAAGATATTAAAGTTAAAGAAAATTATTTAAAAGATTTTCGTAATGATATTCGTAAACGAATTGATGAAGTTGGAAAATATATTAATATTAAAAATAAGATTTCTAGCGCAGTAATGTTTATTCCTTCTGAAGAAATATTTGCTTTTATTTACGCACAATTTGCTGATGATATTGTTGAATATGCTTTTAAGAAACGTGTTTGAATTACCTCTCCTACTACTTTATCTGCTGTTTTATTTACAGTTGATAAAAATCGTAAAGACATTGATTTCAATAAAAATTTAGAAAAAATGGCAAAAAAATTACGTTTATTCAAAGATGATTTTGATCGTTGGGTTGATAGATGAGAAAAAGTTAAGTCTGGTTTTGATACAACTAATAAAGCCATTGAAACTTTAGATAAAACCCATAATAAAATTGCTGGACATTATAACAATATTTTTGAAATGTCTGAAGAAATAAAAGAGAGTGAATAA
- the nadE gene encoding NAD(+) synthase — translation MNLEQYLDEIIKFLQSEVKKANAKGLIVGLSGGVDSAVVALLIKKAFPNDHLALIMPCFSPDIDLEYANNLVNIHKLNAKVVNLNNVFLSFKKTLETEINIEKSKLILGNLKARLRMNTLYAYAQNHNYLVVGTDNSDEWHIGYFTKYGDGGVDLLPIIHLLKKDVFAAAKILKVNEEIIIRKPTAGLWDGQTDEMEMQFKYEQLDQYLLGNKSLIPSSVINKIEFMHQNSAHKRIPVSQAPKWTRKK, via the coding sequence ATGAATTTAGAACAATATTTAGATGAAATTATTAAATTTTTACAAAGTGAAGTAAAAAAAGCAAATGCCAAAGGTTTAATTGTTGGTTTAAGTGGTGGTGTTGACTCAGCAGTAGTAGCATTATTGATTAAAAAAGCTTTTCCTAATGATCATTTAGCATTAATTATGCCTTGTTTTTCACCAGATATTGATTTAGAATATGCAAATAATTTAGTTAATATTCATAAATTAAATGCCAAAGTAGTTAATTTAAATAATGTTTTTTTAAGTTTTAAAAAAACATTAGAAACTGAAATTAATATAGAAAAATCAAAATTAATTTTAGGAAATTTAAAAGCTAGATTAAGAATGAATACTCTTTATGCATATGCACAAAATCATAATTATTTAGTTGTAGGAACAGATAATAGTGACGAATGACACATTGGTTATTTTACTAAATATGGTGATGGTGGTGTTGATTTATTACCAATTATTCATTTGTTAAAAAAAGATGTTTTTGCTGCAGCAAAGATATTAAAAGTTAATGAAGAGATCATTATTCGTAAGCCAACTGCTGGTTTATGAGATGGACAAACCGATGAAATGGAAATGCAATTTAAGTATGAACAATTAGATCAATATTTACTAGGAAATAAATCATTAATACCATCATCAGTAATTAATAAAATTGAATTTATGCATCAGAATAGTGCACACAAAAGAATACCTGTATCGCAAGCTCCAAAATGAACAAGAAAAAAATAA
- a CDS encoding YebC/PmpR family DNA-binding transcriptional regulator: MAGHSQYENIKHRKDAQDNKRGKIFQKLSREIYVAVKLGGANVENNPRLKLMLEKARRINMPKDNINRAINKASNKNEITNYEAVTYEGYGPSNIAIIIHCLTDNKNRTASNIRSYFNKLGGHLAATNSVQYLFQTTGVIQFSSLLSVEEILELIIDFEIFNIEKNEDIIDIEVNPKQLNAVTNLLEKNNINDFISNEIVNIPHELITITDQQQIKLIDILLETIENDDDVLSIEHNFKK; encoded by the coding sequence ATGGCTGGACATTCACAATATGAAAATATTAAACATCGTAAAGATGCCCAAGATAACAAACGTGGTAAAATTTTTCAAAAATTATCAAGAGAAATTTATGTTGCTGTTAAATTAGGTGGTGCAAATGTTGAAAATAATCCACGATTAAAATTAATGTTAGAAAAAGCACGACGTATAAATATGCCAAAGGATAATATTAATCGTGCTATTAATAAAGCTAGTAATAAAAATGAAATAACTAATTATGAAGCAGTCACTTATGAAGGATATGGACCAAGTAATATTGCCATAATTATTCATTGTTTAACTGATAATAAAAATCGAACTGCAAGTAATATTCGAAGTTATTTTAATAAATTGGGTGGTCATTTAGCTGCTACTAATTCTGTTCAATATTTATTTCAAACAACGGGGGTAATTCAATTTTCAAGTTTATTATCAGTTGAAGAAATATTGGAGTTAATAATTGATTTTGAAATTTTTAATATTGAAAAAAATGAAGATATTATTGATATTGAAGTTAATCCTAAACAGTTAAATGCTGTAACTAATTTATTAGAAAAAAATAATATTAATGATTTTATTAGTAATGAAATTGTTAATATTCCCCATGAATTGATTACCATTACTGATCAACAACAAATTAAATTAATTGATATATTGTTAGAAACAATTGAAAATGATGATGATGTGCTTTCAATTGAACATAATTTTAAAAAATAA
- the ruvA gene encoding Holliday junction branch migration protein RuvA has product MKEFYENKIIFECNDHGYIIEGVNLQTLPLNIKMKIYVYFHQKPTYEQFFGFVSKPIKTFFIHLLNISNIGPKTALRLLNQLSLDSIKLAISKQDYKILQQCKGITHKIANNIINYFSNHIKVISNLTTSQNEKSDLVFDTLLKLGFSSIVINNFLLRNINWDLEVEEIIALAIKEIKYGY; this is encoded by the coding sequence ATTAAAGAATTTTATGAAAATAAAATTATTTTTGAATGTAATGATCATGGATATATTATTGAAGGTGTTAATTTACAAACATTACCATTAAATATTAAAATGAAAATTTATGTTTATTTTCATCAAAAACCAACTTATGAACAATTTTTTGGGTTTGTATCAAAACCAATAAAAACCTTTTTTATTCACTTACTTAATATTAGTAATATTGGACCAAAAACTGCTTTAAGATTATTAAATCAACTATCACTTGATAGTATTAAGTTGGCTATAAGCAAACAAGATTATAAGATATTGCAACAGTGTAAAGGTATAACTCATAAAATTGCTAATAATATTATTAATTATTTTAGTAATCATATTAAAGTAATAAGTAATTTAACAACTAGTCAAAATGAAAAATCAGATTTAGTATTTGATACATTATTAAAATTAGGTTTTAGTTCAATAGTAATTAATAATTTTTTATTAAGAAATATTAATTGAGATTTGGAAGTTGAAGAAATTATTGCATTAGCTATTAAGGAAATAAAATATGGGTATTAG
- a CDS encoding AAA family ATPase, giving the protein MGISSFNNFVGQNNVIERILILIKGSKIQNIALSHILLIGPPGIGKTTIARLIAEELQVNFHSLEGTSINKTSDIISILANIKQSDIVFIDEIHVVNYEILEVLYSALEGNFINIMIGKDYNNKIVKINLSSFTFIGATNKVGILTKALISRIPNILQLSDYNYQDIKSIISQVFLSLNWKLENNIINIIANHCRNIPRLIINIIKQLYNYCVVMNVDLNETNILQILFFLQIYPLGLNSLQLAYLALFNNVNLDKSLSIEIICQLLNEERKNLEIHYEPWLIHCGLITKTTKGRKITIIGKEYINNNIILFRK; this is encoded by the coding sequence ATGGGTATTAGTAGTTTTAATAATTTTGTTGGACAAAATAATGTTATTGAACGTATTCTAATTTTAATCAAAGGTAGTAAAATTCAAAATATTGCTTTAAGTCATATTTTATTGATTGGTCCTCCTGGTATTGGAAAAACAACTATTGCACGATTAATAGCAGAAGAATTGCAAGTAAATTTTCATAGTTTAGAAGGAACAAGCATTAATAAAACTAGTGATATTATTAGTATTTTAGCAAATATCAAACAATCTGATATAGTTTTTATTGATGAAATTCATGTTGTTAACTATGAAATATTAGAAGTATTATATTCTGCATTAGAAGGTAATTTTATTAATATTATGATTGGTAAAGATTATAATAATAAAATTGTTAAAATTAATTTATCCTCTTTTACATTTATTGGTGCTACTAATAAAGTAGGAATCTTAACTAAAGCGTTGATAAGTCGTATTCCTAATATTTTACAATTATCTGATTATAATTATCAGGATATTAAAAGTATTATTTCACAAGTTTTTTTAAGTTTAAATTGAAAATTAGAAAATAATATAATAAATATTATTGCTAATCATTGTCGTAATATTCCGCGACTCATTATTAACATCATTAAACAATTGTATAATTATTGTGTTGTTATGAATGTAGATTTAAATGAAACTAATATTTTGCAAATTTTATTTTTTTTGCAAATTTATCCTTTAGGTTTAAATAGTTTACAATTGGCATATTTAGCATTGTTTAATAATGTAAATTTAGATAAAAGTTTGAGTATTGAAATTATTTGTCAACTTTTGAATGAAGAAAGAAAAAATCTTGAAATTCATTATGAACCTTGACTTATTCATTGTGGTTTAATTACTAAGACAACTAAGGGTCGTAAAATAACAATTATTGGTAAAGAGTATATTAATAATAATATAATTTTATTTAGAAAATAA
- the secDF gene encoding protein translocase subunit SecDF, which yields MNTSSRTRKTKNLGFFLRIFSLIIIVSAIIISVVFSAKYVENNSKLSIEFAGGYQTQVQYEAKGKQKDVINLLKDRVDPLGTSNVYIESITSNNNNKYNLALSKDAGVDISTFVHSVSRRGYSYIVDKDGNDLLATEKKDDKATTWTKRDKRLLTSDVFSAIKAVNNSVTHRPELVFDVKNDSVLKELTSAKENTFYIYSDIGQLLDYIRSSMEGIRSLAFIIDNLKNDTDGKIKASLTSLLDNNTPGLGKGTDILARAKAQDPTLARLLNPNQNGQFGINWIYSDNLGSVHSLSVDTNDEKNTYDPANRFDPFASPIVGSPMNAWLPYIKDLLRLPDVSDILHEDVIDYRYIPYWVGEVKVTNNSISINSDTFNLETVEQMKSVLTSGLSKNNFTMLSYANVSPTLGATSLKIAVVIIILVTFVLMTIVLFYYRMLGVIVLIIISLFLLFTIVSFVFINGIIAPESVIALIIGFALLLDTIINLLERFKNEYMQGKTLISAFKSANKKTLSSSLDCSAIILIVNLTIFWFGTRAIKGFIIMTSIATFGVIIFGIILLRLMLWTLLRNNWLENKPQLLGTNNISRKSTIVLNNSIDTNNIKSSDKKIKKQLISEKCQLKISYKNKVKELIKKFKVDKQQLKKEHSKSRSVYKSKVKDLKLNLSQEINKLKQELINALKPLKIQIVKAKDKKILVNFKNVFSKLKISNWNYFHKLTKWILSGSAVIVLASGITYGVIGSNFGSGFDQRTDFVGMGTITQDPSDPSYNIIKEAELAKDFINKEIQNNSQFSKYFKNINFSLIAGGEGKPYQFKIIVQTTVNSQSMQQRFKNFLGKITRNWKQESILQWGEIDLVVAKSGVDLLVNMIISIALSFIVILIYIIIRFQLTYVIPLILAIIFSLLMTLAIISIFQIVISTSIVGILLGVMILTIISIMSIFDNIREIKINNNQTQVISTEEIIQISNKSVQKALPRTLVINAVVLITSVIVMFIIPSFWIVSLSLLIGCIVSLVSSYFIAPFIWTYFEKWRVYRYKKRINKIKKHFIGADEYVIKGINE from the coding sequence ATGAACACTTCTTCTAGGACAAGAAAAACTAAAAATCTTGGATTTTTTTTAAGGATTTTTAGTTTAATAATTATTGTTTCTGCAATAATAATTTCAGTAGTGTTTAGTGCTAAATATGTTGAAAATAATAGTAAATTAAGTATTGAGTTTGCTGGTGGTTATCAAACACAAGTTCAATATGAGGCTAAAGGTAAACAAAAAGATGTTATTAATTTATTAAAAGACAGAGTTGACCCTTTAGGTACTAGTAACGTTTATATTGAAAGCATTACTAGCAATAATAATAATAAGTATAATTTAGCGTTGAGTAAAGATGCGGGAGTTGATATTTCTACTTTTGTTCACAGTGTATCACGACGTGGTTATTCTTATATTGTTGATAAAGATGGTAATGACTTATTAGCAACTGAAAAGAAAGATGACAAAGCTACTACTTGAACAAAAAGAGATAAAAGATTATTAACTAGTGATGTTTTTTCTGCTATTAAAGCTGTTAATAATTCTGTTACTCATCGCCCAGAACTTGTTTTTGATGTTAAAAATGATTCAGTTTTAAAAGAACTTACTTCTGCCAAAGAAAATACATTTTATATTTATTCAGATATTGGTCAGTTATTAGATTATATTCGAAGTAGTATGGAGGGTATTCGCTCCCTTGCTTTTATAATTGATAATCTTAAAAATGATACTGATGGTAAGATTAAAGCATCATTAACATCATTATTAGATAATAATACACCAGGTCTTGGTAAAGGTACTGATATTTTAGCTAGAGCTAAAGCACAAGACCCTACTTTAGCACGACTATTAAATCCTAATCAAAATGGTCAATTTGGTATTAATTGAATTTATTCTGATAATTTAGGTTCAGTTCATAGTCTTTCTGTTGATACTAATGATGAAAAAAATACATATGATCCTGCTAATCGCTTTGATCCTTTTGCTTCCCCTATTGTTGGTTCACCTATGAATGCATGATTGCCTTATATTAAAGATTTATTACGTTTACCAGATGTTTCAGATATTTTACATGAAGATGTTATTGATTATCGTTATATTCCATATTGAGTTGGTGAAGTTAAAGTAACTAACAATAGTATTTCAATTAATTCAGATACTTTTAATCTTGAAACAGTTGAACAAATGAAAAGTGTTTTAACATCAGGATTGTCAAAAAATAATTTTACTATGTTATCTTATGCTAATGTTAGTCCAACGCTAGGTGCAACATCTTTAAAAATTGCAGTTGTTATTATTATATTAGTTACCTTTGTTCTTATGACTATTGTTCTGTTTTATTATCGTATGTTAGGAGTTATTGTTCTAATTATAATATCATTATTTTTATTATTTACTATTGTTAGTTTTGTTTTCATTAATGGCATAATTGCTCCTGAAAGCGTAATTGCTTTAATTATTGGTTTTGCACTATTATTAGATACGATTATTAATTTGTTGGAACGTTTTAAAAATGAATATATGCAAGGTAAAACTTTGATTAGTGCTTTTAAATCAGCAAATAAGAAAACATTATCTTCTTCATTAGATTGTAGTGCTATTATTTTAATTGTTAATTTAACTATTTTCTGATTTGGAACTCGTGCTATCAAAGGTTTTATTATTATGACTTCTATTGCTACTTTTGGTGTAATTATTTTTGGAATTATCTTATTAAGATTAATGTTATGAACATTATTACGAAATAACTGGTTAGAAAATAAACCTCAACTTTTAGGAACTAATAATATTAGTAGAAAAAGCACTATAGTTTTAAATAATTCAATAGATACAAATAATATTAAAAGTAGTGATAAAAAAATAAAAAAACAATTAATTTCAGAAAAATGTCAGCTTAAAATTAGTTATAAAAATAAAGTTAAAGAATTAATTAAAAAATTTAAAGTTGATAAGCAGCAATTAAAAAAAGAACATAGTAAATCAAGATCAGTTTATAAGTCAAAAGTAAAAGATTTAAAATTAAATCTTTCACAAGAAATTAATAAATTGAAACAAGAATTAATTAATGCATTAAAACCGTTAAAAATTCAAATAGTTAAAGCAAAAGACAAAAAAATATTAGTTAATTTTAAAAATGTTTTTTCAAAACTTAAAATAAGTAACTGAAATTATTTTCATAAATTAACAAAATGAATTCTTTCAGGTTCTGCTGTTATTGTTCTTGCTTCAGGTATTACTTATGGTGTAATTGGTTCTAATTTTGGTTCTGGTTTTGATCAACGAACTGATTTTGTTGGAATGGGTACAATTACTCAAGATCCAAGTGATCCTAGTTACAATATTATTAAAGAAGCAGAATTAGCAAAAGATTTTATTAATAAAGAAATTCAAAATAATAGTCAATTTAGTAAATATTTTAAAAATATTAATTTTTCCTTAATTGCTGGTGGTGAAGGAAAACCATATCAGTTTAAGATTATTGTTCAAACAACAGTAAATTCTCAAAGTATGCAGCAAAGGTTTAAGAATTTTTTAGGAAAGATTACTAGAAATTGAAAACAAGAATCTATTTTACAATGAGGAGAAATTGATCTAGTTGTTGCTAAGTCAGGTGTAGATTTATTAGTTAATATGATTATTTCAATTGCTTTATCTTTTATTGTTATTTTAATTTATATTATTATTAGATTTCAATTGACTTATGTTATTCCTTTAATTTTAGCTATTATTTTTAGTTTACTAATGACACTTGCTATTATTAGTATTTTCCAAATTGTAATTTCTACTTCAATTGTTGGAATATTATTGGGAGTAATGATTTTAACAATAATTAGTATTATGTCAATTTTTGATAATATTCGTGAAATTAAGATTAATAATAATCAAACACAAGTTATTAGCACAGAAGAAATAATTCAAATTTCAAATAAAAGTGTTCAAAAGGCTTTACCAAGAACATTAGTTATTAATGCTGTAGTATTAATAACATCAGTAATTGTTATGTTTATTATTCCTAGTTTCTGAATAGTTAGTTTATCATTATTAATAGGTTGTATAGTAAGTTTAGTATCATCTTACTTTATTGCTCCTTTTATTTGAACTTATTTTGAGAAATGAAGAGTTTATAGATATAAAAAACGTATTAATAAAATTAAAAAACATTTCATTGGTGCAGATGAATATGTTATTAAAGGTATTAATGAATAG
- a CDS encoding adenine phosphoribosyltransferase yields the protein MTKESLKKIIINIPDFPIKGIQFKDINPILSNPEAFQSVVNIFVDFIKKCGATAILVPEARGFIFGAAIAYKLGIKLVLARKKGKLPGKTYKVTYDLEYGTAILEMQQNVLSTKDKVVIIDDLIATSGTINACLNLIKQSNAQSVGIATLISLSEFANKHHFDNIPLLEIIKF from the coding sequence ATGACAAAAGAATCATTAAAAAAGATTATTATTAATATTCCTGATTTTCCAATTAAAGGTATCCAATTTAAAGATATTAACCCAATATTAAGTAATCCAGAAGCATTTCAAAGTGTTGTTAATATTTTTGTAGATTTTATTAAAAAATGTGGAGCAACAGCAATTTTAGTACCTGAAGCAAGAGGATTTATTTTTGGTGCTGCTATAGCATATAAGTTGGGTATTAAATTAGTTCTTGCACGTAAAAAAGGTAAATTACCAGGTAAAACCTATAAAGTAACTTATGATTTAGAGTACGGTACTGCTATATTAGAAATGCAGCAAAATGTACTTTCAACAAAAGATAAAGTAGTAATAATTGATGATTTGATTGCAACTTCAGGGACAATTAATGCTTGTCTTAATTTAATAAAGCAAAGTAACGCTCAATCAGTTGGTATTGCTACTTTAATTTCGCTTTCTGAATTTGCTAATAAACATCATTTTGATAATATTCCGCTGTTAGAAATAATTAAGTTTTAA